In Rahnella variigena, one DNA window encodes the following:
- a CDS encoding DUF3833 domain-containing protein, producing MTVFRQGFFALLMGCIVVLSGCKANIEDYAQAQPKLDIFTWFAGDSVAYGMVQDHSNKQTRRFTVKIRGDVAGDTLTLHEDFVYDDGEKQTRVWHIRKLADGSYTGTAGDIIGTATGHSAGNAFNWKYVMDVKSGGSTYRLTFDDWIYQQDEQHLFNVTSLTKFGVEVARMSIFFEK from the coding sequence ATGACTGTTTTTCGCCAAGGTTTTTTTGCGTTACTGATGGGCTGCATTGTGGTCCTCAGCGGCTGTAAAGCCAACATCGAGGATTACGCCCAGGCTCAGCCGAAGCTGGATATTTTTACCTGGTTCGCCGGTGACAGCGTGGCGTACGGCATGGTGCAGGATCACAGCAATAAACAGACGCGACGTTTTACCGTGAAAATTCGTGGTGACGTGGCAGGCGATACGCTGACGCTGCATGAAGATTTTGTGTATGACGACGGCGAGAAGCAAACCCGCGTCTGGCACATCCGCAAACTCGCTGACGGCAGCTATACCGGCACGGCGGGCGATATTATCGGTACCGCCACCGGTCATTCCGCCGGTAACGCGTTTAACTGGAAATACGTCATGGATGTGAAATCAGGCGGCAGCACCTACCGGCTGACCTTCGATGACTGGATTTATCAGCAGGATGAACAGCACCTGTTCAACGTCACCTCACTGACAAAATTCGGCGTGGAAGTGGCGCGGATGTCGATCTTCTTTGAGAAATAA
- a CDS encoding DUF2878 domain-containing protein has protein sequence MMSLRFWLLAAGFDVWWTLAVWGRDRFIIFLLISSFLMLAFTPSRRRLWVAVACTLGIMMDSLWCILGLFEFTDSAAVPAWMMALWLGFSAWWLWLLGVLRLKVYWLIPLGAVSGPLAYFIGMHLGAMQLQATPLYVWLALAAGWALFLPLISLPVLLNQHSLRRS, from the coding sequence ATGATGTCCCTGCGCTTCTGGTTGCTGGCAGCAGGCTTCGACGTCTGGTGGACGCTGGCAGTCTGGGGGCGCGACCGTTTTATTATTTTTCTGCTGATCAGCAGTTTTCTGATGCTGGCGTTCACCCCGTCGCGCCGCCGTTTGTGGGTCGCGGTGGCCTGTACGCTGGGCATTATGATGGATTCGCTGTGGTGCATTCTGGGTCTGTTTGAGTTTACTGATTCTGCCGCCGTGCCAGCATGGATGATGGCGCTGTGGCTGGGTTTCAGCGCCTGGTGGCTGTGGCTGCTGGGGGTTTTACGCCTGAAAGTGTACTGGTTAATTCCGCTCGGTGCCGTCAGCGGCCCGCTGGCTTATTTTATCGGCATGCACCTGGGTGCGATGCAACTTCAGGCTACGCCGTTGTACGTCTGGCTGGCGCTGGCCGCGGGCTGGGCACTGTTTTTACCGCTGATCAGCCTGCCGGTTTTGCTTAACCAACATTCCCTGCGGAGAAGCTGA
- a CDS encoding MerR family transcriptional regulator, translated as MSLYSIGEVARICGINPVTLRAWQRRYGLLKPQRTEGGHRLFNDDDLDTIRTILGWINRGIPVGQVKSLLEGKVDALPGGWSQSEHSLLTALQDGRSNKVRQLMTELGREYPAASFVNNVLRPLRSRLSAGDPRLLMLRSQLDGLIIEHAVMCMGAARKRPGNPATLVGWGHLDSTELWLEAIVRCEEGMQIDIMPVPLDDPHLENLSGSQILLWAEGKLTQIQRQRLLNWVEQGLSILLLGSASLLLGSQDSEDENDNVESLHGEDTPPVLQIVPVRNGRKK; from the coding sequence ATGTCTCTTTACAGCATCGGCGAAGTTGCCCGAATTTGTGGTATCAACCCGGTCACGCTGCGTGCCTGGCAACGCCGTTACGGCTTGCTAAAACCGCAGCGCACCGAAGGCGGCCATCGTCTGTTTAATGATGATGACCTTGATACCATCCGCACTATTTTGGGCTGGATTAATCGCGGGATCCCGGTCGGCCAGGTGAAATCTCTGCTCGAAGGCAAAGTTGATGCACTGCCGGGCGGCTGGTCGCAGTCAGAACATAGTTTGCTGACCGCATTGCAGGATGGCCGCAGCAATAAAGTCCGTCAGTTGATGACGGAACTCGGTCGCGAATATCCGGCGGCGTCGTTTGTGAATAACGTGCTCAGACCATTGCGCTCGCGCCTCAGTGCAGGGGATCCGCGCCTGCTGATGTTACGCAGCCAGCTTGACGGTCTGATCATCGAACACGCGGTGATGTGTATGGGTGCCGCCCGTAAACGTCCCGGCAATCCGGCGACGCTGGTTGGCTGGGGACATCTGGACAGCACCGAGCTGTGGCTTGAAGCCATTGTGCGCTGCGAGGAAGGGATGCAGATCGACATCATGCCGGTCCCGCTCGATGACCCGCACCTTGAAAATCTCAGTGGTTCGCAAATCCTGTTATGGGCTGAAGGCAAACTGACGCAAATTCAGCGACAGCGCCTGCTGAACTGGGTTGAACAGGGGCTGTCGATACTTCTTCTGGGCAGTGCTTCCCTGCTGCTGGGCTCACAAGACAGCGAAGACGAAAACGATAATGTCGAAAGTCTTCACGGTGAAGACACGCCTCCGGTTCTGCAGATAGTGCCAGTGCGTAATGGAAGGAAAAAATAA
- a CDS encoding helix-turn-helix domain-containing protein, with protein sequence MEEGQESHDLRLAERLAELRIGQGWSLEQLAQLTGISRATLSRVERAETSPTASLLGKLSAAYGLTTSRLLMALEDNPPELIRRAQQPVWNDRETGFERRSVSAPAPGFRAELISGLLKSGATISYDSPPVDGLEQHIWMLEGVLEFTLDGRCYRLEAGDCLRFHLHGTSSFHVPGPQDARYVIVISRP encoded by the coding sequence ATGGAAGAAGGGCAGGAAAGTCACGATCTGCGTCTGGCTGAGCGTCTGGCAGAATTGCGTATCGGGCAGGGCTGGTCACTTGAACAACTGGCGCAACTGACCGGTATCAGCCGCGCCACGCTTTCACGGGTGGAACGGGCAGAAACCAGTCCGACCGCTTCTTTGCTGGGCAAACTGAGCGCGGCTTACGGGCTGACCACTTCACGTTTGCTGATGGCGCTGGAAGATAACCCGCCGGAGCTTATACGCCGCGCGCAGCAACCCGTCTGGAATGATCGCGAAACCGGTTTTGAGCGTCGTTCGGTATCCGCGCCTGCGCCCGGTTTTCGTGCTGAGCTGATTTCCGGTTTGCTGAAATCAGGCGCGACCATTTCGTATGATTCCCCGCCGGTTGACGGTCTCGAACAGCATATCTGGATGCTGGAAGGCGTGCTGGAATTCACGCTCGATGGCCGCTGTTACCGGCTGGAAGCGGGAGACTGTCTGCGTTTTCATCTTCACGGCACGTCATCTTTTCACGTACCCGGCCCGCAGGATGCCCGTTACGTCATCGTTATTTCACGTCCTTAA
- a CDS encoding SAM-dependent methyltransferase — MSQPEVQLAREGANNRRSKAARALILSVLRQLKGAGLTLREPGEDAIFFGDHTAPLQGEIEVHRLRAYRRVLLGGSIAAGESFIDGDWTTPNLTTVLQLLAENLKLVDKLEARLSWLSTPANNLIHFFRRNSPSQARKNISAHYDLGNDFYQGFLDEKMLYSSAWYQEPQMTLEQAQEAKMRRLCEQLQLHAGDHLLEIGTGWGAMAEFAAREYGCQVTTTTISREQYRFACERIEKAGLSDRVTVLCEDYRSLRGQFDKLVSIEMIEAVGKRYLSTFFKRCNALLKPQGRMAIQAITIADQRYASYSRKVDFIQRYVFPGGFLPSITAMNDTMTRCTSLVVRDLFDIGSDYARTLHEWRERVQRYWNTQTGEGQDEHFRRLWLFYLCYCEAGFRARTISTVQLTAERRG; from the coding sequence ATGAGCCAACCTGAAGTGCAGCTCGCCCGCGAAGGGGCGAACAACAGGCGCAGCAAGGCCGCACGCGCATTGATTCTGAGCGTGCTCAGGCAGCTGAAAGGAGCCGGTCTGACCCTGCGGGAGCCGGGCGAAGACGCCATTTTCTTTGGTGATCACACAGCGCCTTTGCAGGGTGAAATCGAAGTTCATCGTCTGCGCGCTTATCGCCGGGTTTTACTGGGCGGCAGCATTGCGGCGGGTGAAAGCTTTATTGATGGCGACTGGACCACACCAAACCTGACGACGGTGTTACAGCTGCTGGCGGAGAACCTGAAACTGGTGGACAAGCTCGAAGCACGCCTGAGCTGGCTCAGCACGCCCGCCAATAACCTGATCCACTTTTTCCGTCGCAACAGCCCTTCTCAGGCACGAAAAAATATCTCCGCGCATTACGATTTGGGCAACGATTTTTATCAGGGCTTTCTCGATGAGAAAATGCTCTATTCCTCCGCCTGGTATCAGGAACCGCAAATGACGCTGGAACAGGCGCAGGAAGCCAAAATGCGCCGTCTTTGCGAACAGCTGCAACTGCATGCGGGAGATCATCTGCTTGAAATCGGTACCGGCTGGGGCGCGATGGCAGAATTTGCCGCACGTGAGTACGGCTGTCAGGTGACGACCACTACCATTTCCCGCGAGCAATATCGCTTTGCCTGCGAGCGTATTGAAAAAGCCGGGCTGAGCGACCGCGTGACGGTGTTGTGTGAAGACTACCGCTCGTTGCGCGGCCAGTTCGACAAACTGGTGTCGATTGAAATGATCGAAGCGGTCGGAAAGCGTTATCTCTCCACCTTTTTCAAACGCTGTAATGCCCTGCTTAAACCACAGGGACGCATGGCTATCCAGGCGATCACGATTGCCGATCAGCGTTACGCGTCTTACAGCCGCAAAGTCGATTTCATCCAGCGTTATGTGTTTCCCGGCGGCTTTCTGCCGTCCATCACCGCCATGAATGACACCATGACGCGCTGCACCAGTCTGGTGGTGCGTGATTTATTTGATATCGGTTCCGATTACGCCCGCACCCTGCATGAATGGCGCGAGCGTGTGCAGCGTTACTGGAATACGCAAACCGGTGAAGGGCAGGACGAGCATTTCCGCCGCCTGTGGCTGTTTTATCTGTGCTATTGCGAGGCCGGTTTCCGCGCCCGCACCATCAGCACCGTACAACTGACCGCCGAGCGACGCGGATGA
- a CDS encoding DUF1365 domain-containing protein: protein MNSQLYVGTVRHRRFTPVEHRFDYDIFMPLIDLDELDALPALGIRLEKFSPASFRRKDYLGGGDIKTKAQARIAELTGERPEGRVMLLCQLCYFGCYFNPVNFYYLYDQSGILRWMLAEVRNTPWNERHTYAVLPDGSQPVPKAFHVSPFNPMDMVYHWRLTPPGKQLHITIENHRKEREFDAALSLTARPLTREALRQQLWRLPLMTAKTALTIYWQALKLWLKRAPIYSHPPVDKD, encoded by the coding sequence ATGAACAGCCAGCTGTATGTTGGCACGGTGCGCCATCGCCGGTTTACGCCCGTTGAGCACCGTTTTGACTATGACATTTTCATGCCGCTGATTGATCTCGATGAACTGGACGCGTTACCCGCTCTGGGTATCCGGCTGGAAAAATTTTCTCCAGCCAGTTTTCGCCGTAAAGATTATCTCGGCGGTGGCGATATCAAAACCAAAGCCCAGGCGAGAATTGCCGAGCTGACCGGCGAACGCCCCGAAGGACGCGTGATGCTGCTCTGTCAGCTGTGTTATTTCGGCTGCTATTTCAATCCGGTCAACTTCTACTACCTTTATGATCAAAGTGGGATTTTGCGCTGGATGCTGGCCGAAGTGCGTAATACGCCCTGGAATGAACGCCACACCTACGCGGTGCTCCCTGACGGTTCGCAGCCTGTGCCGAAAGCCTTCCATGTGTCGCCCTTCAATCCGATGGACATGGTCTATCACTGGCGCCTGACACCTCCTGGAAAACAGTTACACATCACTATCGAAAATCACCGCAAAGAACGGGAATTCGATGCTGCCCTTTCTCTGACCGCCCGCCCGCTGACCCGCGAGGCGCTGCGTCAGCAATTGTGGCGGCTGCCCCTGATGACCGCAAAGACCGCGCTGACCATATACTGGCAGGCGCTGAAACTGTGGCTGAAACGGGCCCCCATTTATTCTCATCCTCCCGTTGATAAGGACTGA
- a CDS encoding sugar ABC transporter ATP-binding protein — MRDISISFAGFPALRQVDFTLEGGSVHALVGANGAGKSTLMAVLSGTHEHYTGQITIDGKTANIRLPHHAREHGIHLVQQEVDVALVPTLNVAENIMLDRLSEPGHLHHWPQLYRQAQLLTEQLGLNINLRARIESCTLAEKQLILLARALSHKCRFLILDEPTAPLDQAESARLFALVRKLKAAGMAIVFISHRIHELRDICDRMTVLRDGRLVSDDSMDGLSNEHIIEKMIGHQLDDIYPPRRPPHSGETLLSIHGMHDKDKLRDISLRLHRGEILGIAGLAGAGKTELCKALFGATPSQVESGELNGKPWKPKEPHLSVEQGLALVPEERRKEGIFIDENIPMNLSVTADDTFSRWSIFNARQSLSWAKDIISRLGIRASGPMQKLARLSGGNQQKVAIGKWLRSESQVLIFDEPTKGVDIKAKTDVFRLIDGLAQQGKGIIYASGEFAELVGLCDRILVLWDGRIVAELDAANVDEETLLVYSTGGTPA; from the coding sequence ATGCGCGATATCTCGATTTCATTTGCCGGTTTTCCTGCCCTGCGCCAGGTGGATTTCACGCTGGAAGGCGGCTCCGTCCATGCGTTAGTCGGCGCGAATGGCGCGGGGAAATCGACACTGATGGCGGTGCTTTCCGGCACGCATGAACATTACACCGGGCAGATCACTATCGACGGCAAAACCGCAAATATCCGCCTGCCGCATCATGCCCGCGAGCACGGGATTCATCTGGTGCAGCAGGAAGTGGACGTCGCGCTGGTGCCGACGCTGAACGTTGCCGAAAACATCATGCTCGACCGCCTTTCTGAACCGGGTCATCTGCATCACTGGCCGCAGCTTTACCGTCAGGCACAGTTACTGACCGAACAGCTTGGGCTGAACATCAACCTGCGGGCTCGCATCGAGAGCTGCACGCTGGCGGAAAAACAGCTGATTTTGCTGGCGCGGGCGTTATCGCATAAATGCCGGTTCCTGATCCTCGATGAGCCGACCGCCCCGCTCGATCAGGCGGAAAGTGCGCGTCTGTTCGCACTGGTACGCAAGCTGAAAGCCGCCGGAATGGCGATTGTGTTTATCTCGCACCGTATCCATGAACTGCGTGATATCTGCGACCGCATGACGGTGCTGCGCGACGGGCGTCTGGTCAGCGATGACAGCATGGACGGCCTGAGCAACGAGCACATTATCGAGAAAATGATCGGCCATCAGCTCGACGATATCTATCCACCGCGCCGTCCGCCGCACAGCGGTGAAACGCTGCTAAGCATTCACGGCATGCACGATAAAGACAAACTGCGCGATATCTCGCTGCGCCTGCATCGTGGCGAAATCCTCGGCATTGCCGGGCTGGCGGGTGCCGGAAAAACTGAACTGTGCAAGGCGCTGTTTGGCGCGACGCCGAGTCAGGTGGAAAGCGGTGAACTGAATGGCAAACCGTGGAAGCCGAAAGAGCCGCACCTTTCTGTCGAACAGGGGCTGGCGTTAGTGCCGGAAGAACGGCGCAAGGAAGGGATTTTCATTGATGAAAATATCCCGATGAACCTGAGTGTGACTGCCGATGACACTTTTTCGCGCTGGAGTATTTTCAACGCGCGCCAGTCACTGTCATGGGCAAAAGACATTATCAGCCGCTTAGGCATTCGCGCTTCCGGGCCAATGCAGAAGCTGGCACGGCTTTCCGGCGGCAACCAGCAAAAGGTCGCTATCGGAAAATGGCTGCGCAGCGAGAGTCAGGTGTTGATTTTCGACGAACCGACCAAAGGCGTAGACATCAAAGCCAAAACGGACGTGTTCAGGCTGATCGACGGCCTGGCGCAACAGGGAAAAGGCATTATTTATGCTTCCGGTGAGTTCGCCGAACTGGTCGGTTTATGCGACCGCATTCTGGTGTTGTGGGATGGCCGCATTGTGGCCGAACTCGACGCCGCTAACGTCGACGAAGAAACCTTATTAGTCTATTCAACCGGAGGAACACCCGCGTGA
- a CDS encoding SDR family NAD(P)-dependent oxidoreductase, whose protein sequence is MRRVLITGASSGIGKQLAQDYAAEGWEVVACGRDAEKLIAVAAASPLIIPLRFDITDLTETRQALQDVQADLVILCAGTCEYLDDGVVEAEKIVRVMNTNFIGPVNCLDALLPRLAPGSRVALVGSVAWLLPFSRSEAYGASKAALAFFARSLAVDLAKRQIHISLIQPGFVETPLTARNDFPMPMMVTVVQASKHIRKKLAHGASEIAFPPLFARLLKTTALLPVGLQKWLCRKMVK, encoded by the coding sequence ATGCGCCGCGTCCTGATCACCGGTGCCAGTTCGGGTATCGGAAAACAGCTGGCTCAGGACTATGCCGCAGAAGGCTGGGAAGTCGTCGCCTGCGGACGTGATGCTGAAAAACTCATTGCGGTCGCCGCCGCCAGTCCGCTGATTATCCCGCTACGTTTTGATATCACCGATTTAACAGAAACCCGTCAGGCGTTGCAGGACGTGCAGGCCGATCTGGTGATCCTTTGCGCCGGCACCTGCGAATATCTTGATGACGGCGTGGTTGAGGCTGAAAAAATCGTCCGCGTGATGAACACCAATTTCATCGGCCCGGTGAATTGTCTCGATGCCCTGCTGCCGCGCCTGGCTCCCGGCAGCCGCGTGGCGCTGGTCGGCTCCGTGGCCTGGCTTTTGCCTTTTTCACGCAGCGAAGCTTACGGTGCCTCGAAAGCCGCGCTGGCCTTTTTCGCCCGTTCTCTGGCGGTGGATCTGGCCAAACGTCAGATTCATATTTCCCTGATCCAGCCAGGATTTGTCGAAACGCCGCTGACAGCACGCAATGATTTTCCGATGCCGATGATGGTGACGGTGGTGCAGGCATCAAAACATATCCGTAAAAAACTGGCGCACGGCGCCAGCGAAATTGCCTTCCCTCCTCTCTTTGCCCGTTTGCTGAAAACTACCGCGCTGCTGCCGGTCGGTCTGCAAAAATGGTTATGCCGGAAAATGGTGAAATAA
- a CDS encoding ABC transporter permease, which produces MVSKESVPAASQPWRHQLFEFLYKWGMLLTVVLLIAGFGVASDNFLEPSNIINILRSIAIVTVIAIGVSISLAVGGFDLSVGSTASLANALVISMFVWHGFGTTEAILITLALCTLVGLFNAFLIVILKIPDMLATLASLFVIQGAAMTYSYGGSITENMLLPSGDMAEGTVPAVFSLLGQVPVIVIVMAVVTIAVQLFMSLTKHGRRMYAIGGNPLAARLAGIRTARYRVIAYVMSSVLAGAGGILLASRIGSSQVNAGGGYLMDAVAAAYIGFSLAGSGKPNALGTLLGAVILGVLSNGLVMLSVPYYAMDIIKGLVLAVALALTYIQKR; this is translated from the coding sequence GTGGTGAGTAAAGAAAGCGTGCCCGCAGCGAGTCAGCCGTGGCGTCATCAGCTGTTCGAGTTTTTGTATAAATGGGGCATGTTGCTGACCGTGGTATTGCTGATTGCCGGTTTTGGTGTGGCATCAGATAACTTCCTTGAGCCGTCGAATATCATCAACATTTTGCGTTCGATTGCCATCGTGACGGTGATTGCTATCGGCGTATCGATTTCACTGGCGGTCGGCGGCTTCGATTTATCCGTCGGGTCAACGGCGTCACTCGCCAATGCGCTGGTGATTTCGATGTTCGTCTGGCACGGTTTCGGCACCACCGAAGCGATACTGATCACGCTGGCGCTTTGTACGCTGGTCGGCCTGTTCAACGCTTTCCTTATCGTCATCCTGAAGATCCCTGACATGCTCGCCACCCTCGCCAGCCTGTTTGTGATTCAGGGCGCAGCGATGACCTACAGCTACGGCGGTTCGATCACTGAAAACATGTTACTGCCGAGCGGTGACATGGCCGAAGGCACGGTGCCCGCGGTGTTCAGCCTGCTCGGTCAGGTGCCGGTGATTGTCATCGTGATGGCCGTCGTGACCATTGCGGTACAACTGTTTATGTCGCTGACCAAACATGGCCGCCGCATGTACGCCATCGGCGGCAACCCGCTGGCCGCACGTCTGGCGGGGATCCGCACCGCACGTTACCGCGTGATTGCCTATGTGATGTCATCCGTTCTGGCCGGGGCTGGGGGTATTTTGCTGGCCTCACGTATCGGGTCTTCGCAGGTGAATGCCGGAGGCGGTTACCTGATGGACGCCGTTGCCGCCGCCTACATCGGTTTCTCGCTGGCAGGTTCCGGTAAACCGAATGCGCTGGGAACCCTGCTGGGCGCAGTCATTCTGGGCGTGCTGTCGAACGGACTGGTGATGTTGTCGGTGCCGTATTACGCGATGGATATCATCAAAGGGCTGGTGCTGGCGGTGGCGCTGGCGCTGACGTACATTCAGAAGAGATAG
- a CDS encoding nuclear transport factor 2 family protein encodes MITHFPEPAIPADVLTRLCEFYSHLDVSLLPQLSRIYHPHVVFIDPVSHYDGVDALERYFAQLLKKVNYCRFDIQPPLTSGAEASLFWRMEFSHPALKKGQAMFLNGASHLRLSDNRIAYQRDYYDLGAMLYEHVPVLGGAVRAVKARLK; translated from the coding sequence ATGATTACACATTTTCCTGAACCCGCGATACCCGCTGATGTTCTGACCCGGCTTTGCGAATTTTACAGCCATCTGGATGTAAGCCTGCTGCCGCAGCTTTCGCGTATTTATCATCCGCATGTGGTGTTTATTGATCCGGTGTCGCATTACGACGGCGTGGATGCGCTCGAACGCTATTTCGCGCAGTTGCTCAAAAAAGTGAATTACTGTCGCTTTGACATTCAGCCTCCGCTGACCAGTGGCGCTGAAGCGTCGCTGTTCTGGCGGATGGAGTTTTCGCATCCGGCACTGAAAAAAGGTCAGGCTATGTTTCTTAATGGCGCCAGCCATCTGCGCCTGTCAGATAACCGGATTGCCTATCAGCGCGATTATTACGATCTCGGTGCGATGTTGTATGAGCATGTTCCGGTGCTCGGCGGCGCTGTCCGCGCGGTTAAAGCAAGGTTGAAATAA
- a CDS encoding GNAT family N-acetyltransferase: protein MQNSNEEVVISEVQGGVLTPEDLDALAETLMQSVALGASIGFILPFGFVQAQAFWQKLLPAFERGEKRLLVARVAGKIAGTVQLVVDQPANGIHRGDVVKLMVHPDGRRKGIARQLMTSVEALAREEGKTLLVLDTVTGSPAQTLYENLGFALSGTIPHYAMSTEGMLESTSVMYKVLM, encoded by the coding sequence ATGCAAAACAGCAATGAAGAAGTGGTGATCAGCGAAGTGCAGGGCGGCGTGCTGACGCCGGAGGATCTGGATGCGCTGGCGGAGACGCTGATGCAATCCGTCGCACTCGGCGCAAGTATCGGATTCATTTTGCCTTTTGGTTTTGTGCAGGCGCAGGCCTTCTGGCAAAAGCTTTTGCCGGCTTTTGAGCGTGGTGAAAAGCGTCTGCTGGTGGCGCGGGTGGCAGGGAAAATTGCCGGTACTGTGCAACTGGTGGTCGATCAGCCCGCCAACGGCATCCATCGCGGTGACGTGGTGAAACTGATGGTTCACCCCGACGGCCGCCGTAAAGGGATCGCCCGTCAGCTGATGACGTCGGTCGAAGCGCTGGCACGCGAAGAAGGCAAAACCCTGCTGGTGCTGGATACGGTGACGGGCAGTCCGGCACAGACGTTGTATGAAAATCTGGGCTTCGCCCTGAGCGGGACGATCCCGCATTATGCGATGTCAACGGAAGGGATGCTGGAATCGACGAGCGTGATGTATAAGGTTCTGATGTGA
- a CDS encoding NAD(P)/FAD-dependent oxidoreductase: MTTKVAIVGSGISGLSCAWLLAKNQPDCEITVFEASATLGGHTATQDVISDGQEYAIDTGFIVYNTRTYPHFIALLKELGIEGQPTEMSFSVRNPLSKFEYNGHSLNSLFAQRRNLFRPRFWQFIFEILRFNKLCKARLLNPHNDEDTLADLLDQNGFSPFFALHYVLPMGAAIWSSSLGDMANFPLSMFLRFFNNHGLLDVTNRPQWMVVPGGSREYIRRMQEKLPASVKLLTSTPVTGVVRTSGGVTLYSAQGEEQFDQVVFACHSDQALSILGENATDAEKSILGALPYQANDVILHTDTHLLPREKRAWASWNYQLPNTLHPAERADMRDASPAHSRRASVTYNMNILQGLNAPQTFCVSLNPLTPIDESKVLFRATYMHPVLNLASHHAQQERYRINGHHNTWFCGAYWYNGFHEDGVNSARDVAEQLSLRLFTAQAERGQEKREAS; encoded by the coding sequence ATGACGACTAAAGTGGCTATCGTTGGCAGCGGGATTTCAGGGCTGAGTTGTGCCTGGTTACTGGCAAAGAACCAGCCGGACTGCGAAATTACCGTCTTTGAGGCATCGGCAACGTTAGGGGGCCACACCGCCACGCAGGATGTGATTTCAGACGGCCAGGAATACGCCATCGATACCGGTTTTATTGTCTATAACACCCGCACGTATCCGCATTTTATCGCCCTGCTCAAAGAGCTGGGCATCGAAGGTCAGCCGACGGAAATGAGTTTTTCTGTGCGTAATCCGCTCAGCAAATTCGAATACAACGGGCATTCGCTCAACAGCCTGTTTGCCCAGCGTCGCAACCTTTTCCGGCCGCGGTTCTGGCAGTTCATTTTCGAAATATTGCGCTTTAACAAATTGTGTAAGGCACGCCTGCTCAATCCGCATAATGACGAAGACACACTGGCCGATTTGCTGGATCAAAATGGATTTTCGCCGTTCTTCGCCCTGCACTATGTGCTGCCGATGGGCGCGGCAATCTGGTCCTCTTCTCTCGGAGATATGGCGAATTTCCCGCTGTCGATGTTTCTGCGCTTTTTCAATAACCACGGGCTGCTGGATGTCACTAACCGTCCGCAGTGGATGGTGGTGCCGGGCGGTTCGCGGGAATATATCCGCCGGATGCAGGAGAAACTCCCCGCCAGCGTAAAACTGCTGACCAGTACACCGGTCACTGGCGTTGTCCGCACATCTGGCGGCGTGACGCTGTATTCAGCACAGGGTGAAGAACAGTTTGATCAGGTAGTTTTTGCCTGCCATTCCGATCAGGCGCTGAGCATTCTGGGTGAGAACGCAACGGACGCAGAAAAAAGCATTCTCGGCGCGCTGCCTTATCAGGCCAATGACGTCATTTTGCATACCGACACGCATCTGCTGCCGCGCGAGAAACGCGCCTGGGCGAGCTGGAATTATCAGTTGCCCAATACGCTCCATCCAGCGGAGCGTGCTGATATGCGCGATGCCAGTCCGGCGCACAGCCGCCGTGCCAGCGTGACCTATAACATGAATATTTTGCAGGGGCTGAACGCGCCGCAGACGTTTTGTGTTTCCCTCAATCCGCTGACGCCGATTGATGAGAGCAAAGTGTTGTTCCGCGCCACTTATATGCATCCGGTTCTGAATCTGGCCAGCCACCATGCGCAGCAGGAGCGTTACCGGATCAACGGCCACCACAACACCTGGTTTTGCGGTGCTTACTGGTACAACGGTTTTCATGAAGACGGTGTTAACAGCGCACGCGACGTGGCGGAACAACTGAGTCTGCGGTTATTCACTGCACAGGCAGAACGCGGGCAGGAAAAACGGGAGGCGTCATGA